A genome region from Anastrepha ludens isolate Willacy chromosome 3, idAnaLude1.1, whole genome shotgun sequence includes the following:
- the LOC128856767 gene encoding zinc finger protein 593 homolog, whose product MGMVQKRKKMHSGDTHLRRRWRVRSRRRDLDQIDDDLRTKSAELINQAVNLDEPGFAQFYCVHCAKYFIDDHAMQAHFRTKVHKRRMKALELEPYTEEEAERAAGQGCYKAPKKRVIKTQPTKEEVKKGKRIQLEKEREDVETPKSKRKVAKMQL is encoded by the coding sequence ATGGGTATGGTACAGAAACGTAAAAAGATGCACTCCGGTGATACGCATCTGCGTCGCCGTTGGCGTGTACGCAGTCGACGACGTGATCTCGACCAAATCGACGATGACTTGCGCACAAAATCAGCGGAGCTTATCAATCAAGCGGTGAATCTCGATGAACCAGGTTTTGCACAATTCTACTGCGTACACTGCGCCAAGTACTTCATAGATGACCATGCAATGCAAGCACACTTTCGCACCAAAGTGCATAAGCGGCGTATGAAGGCATTGGAACTGGAGCCGTACACGGAGGAGGAAGCCGAGCGTGCAGCTGGTCAAGGCTGTTATAAAGCACCGAAAAAACGAGTAATAAAGACGCAACCTACAAAAGAGGAAGTGAAAAAGGGCAAGCGCATCCAGCTAGAAAAAGAAAGGGAGGATGTTGAGACACCCAAATCTAAAAGAAAGGTGGCAAAAATGCAATTATAA